Proteins from one Aspergillus nidulans FGSC A4 chromosome VIII genomic window:
- a CDS encoding oleate delta-12 desaturase odeA (transcript_id=CADANIAT00001609) produces MSSTALPKRVALHRNPTTDSSVPSSVSVSPLDSPRQSPSSTSLSSMASDAGKGDLGKMLDTYGNEFKIPDYTIKDIRDAIPSHCYNRSAIRSLSYVFRDLAVLASVFYVFHKYVTPETVPSYPARVALWTLYTVVQGLFGTGIWVLAHECGHQAFSTSKVLNDTVGWILHSALLVPYFSWKISHGKHHKATGNLARDMVFVPKTREVYASRIKKTIYDLNEVMEETPLATATHSILQQLFGWPLYLLTNVTGHDNHERQPEGRGKGKRNGYFTGVNHFNPNSPLFEAKDAKLIILSDIGLAITASILYLIGSKFGWMNLLVWYGIPYLWVNHWLVAITYLQHTDPTLPHYQPESWTFARGAAATIDREFGFIGRHILHGIIETHVLHHYVSTIPFYHADEASEAIKKVMGSHYRSEAHTGPLGFLKALWTSARVCHWVEPTEGTKGENAGVLFFRNTNGIGVPPIKLTKPN; encoded by the coding sequence ATGTCGTCTACTGCCCTCCCGAAGCGCGTTGCGCTGCATCGCAACCCGACTACCGACTCTTCGGTCCCCAGCTCCGTCTCGGTCTCCCCGCTGGACTCGCCCCGTCAGTCTCCGTCGTCGACTTCGCTCTCGTCAATGGCCTCGGATGCGGGCAAGGGAGACTTGGGCAAGATGCTCGACACCTATGGCAATGAGTTCAAGATCCCCGACTACACCATCAAGGATATCCGTGATGCCATTCCGTCCCACTGCTACAACCGGTCTGCTATCAGGAGTCTGTCCTATGTCTTCCGTGATCTCGCCGTCCTCGCTTCCGTCTTCTACGTCTTCCACAAATACGTGACCCCGGAGACCGTCCCTTCGTACCCGGCGCGTGTTGCGCTGTGGACTCTCTACACTGTCGTCCAGGGTCTGTTCGGTACCGGTATTTGGGTTCTTGCTCACGAGTGTGGACACCAGGCGTTCTCTACTTCCAAGGTGCTCAACGACACTGTTGGCTGGATCCTGCATTCGGCTCTGCTGGTCCCCTATTTCTCGTGGAAGATCTCTCACGGCAAGCACCACAAGGCCACCGGTAACCTGGCTCGTGACATGGTCTTCGTCCCCAAGACCCGCGAGGTGTACGCCTCCCGCAtcaagaagaccatctaCGACCTGAACGAGGTGATGGAGGAGACCCCCTTGGCCACTGCCACCCACtccatcctgcagcagctgttCGGCTGGCCCTTGTACCTGCTCACCAACGTTACCGGTCACGACAACCACGAGCGCCAGCCTGAAGGCCGCGGCAAGGGCAAGCGTAACGGCTACTTCACCGGCGTCAACCACTTCAACCCCAACAGCCCTCTGTTCGAGGCCAAGGACGCCAAGCTCATCATTCTGAGTGATATCGGCCTCGCCATCACCGCCAGCATCCTGTACCTGATCGGCTCCAAGTTCGGCTGGATGAACTTGCTCGTCTGGTACGGTATCCCCTACCTCTGGGTGAACCACTGGCTTGTTGCCATCACCTACCTCCAGCACACCGACCCCACTCTCCCCCACTACCAGCCCGAGTCCTGGACCTTCGCCCGCGGTGCCGCTGCCACCATTGACCGCGAGTTCGGCTTCATCGGCCGTCACATTCTCCACGGCATCATCGAGACCCACGTCCTCCACCACTACGTCAGCACCATCCCCTTCTACCACGCCGACGAGGCCAGCGAGGCTATCAAGAAGGTCATGGGCTCGCACTACCGCAGCGAGGCACACACCGGTCCTCTGGGCTTCCTCAAGGCTCTCTGGACCAGCGCCCGTGTCTGCCACTGGGTCGAGCCCACCGAAGGCACCAAGGGCGAGAACGCTGgtgtcttgttcttccgCAACACCAACGGCATCGGTGTTCCTCCCATTAAGCTGACCAAGCCTAACTAA